ACCTTGCCAGGACCACTTACTGGTTCAGGAGTTCAGCGAAGCGGTCCAGCGCACGATCGGTGCGGTGGCGGTCGCCGGTAGCTGTGAGATCGAACAGCAGACCCCGGACGACGGCCATGACCAACGTGGGCGTGACGGTGTCCTCAGGACCGGTGGAGACGTCGCGGAAGGTGGCACCGAGCGTGTCGAACCAGTCCGTGATCGCCTCGCCCTGGTCGGGGTAGGTCTCGGGGTGAACCAGTCCGTCGGCGTGCACCTCGAAGAACAGCCGGACGAACGGCGCGCGGTCGTCTGCGCTGATCCACGCCCAGATGCCGCGCAGCCGCTCCTGCACAGAGCCCGTCTTTGGCGGAAGGTTCTCGGCCAGGCGCACAGCACCGCGGCGGCGGGCCTCGGCGAGGACCGCCGCGACCAACTCCTGTTTGCTGCCGAAGTCGTAGAGCAGCATCCGTGGGCTGGTGTCGAGGGCTGCGGCCAGTGGCCTCAGGCTCAGCCCGGCCAAGCCGTGCGCCAGTACATAGTCGGTTGCCTGCGCCAGTGTGTGCTCGCGACGGGCGGGGTCAGCGGGTCGCCCCATGGTGGACCTCCTCTCAGCGACTCGGAGTTGAAACAGCATGAGCGAGTATATGGTACGACTGTTTCAATAACGAGGGAGATCACCTTGCGCACCTTCGACCGAGCACTCGTCCTGGGTCCTGGGAGTCACGTCGGCACCGCCTGGATGGCAGGGCTGGCCTACGGATTGCGCCGCGATGGCGTGGACTTGGGCGAAGCCGACCTGATCGTCGGGACGTCGGCCGGCGCGATCGTCGCAGCGCTACTCGCCACCGGCCAGGACCCGAGGCGGCTCGCGACGTCGGCCCGCCAGCCAGCTCACCGGCTCAAGGTGGACCCCAGGCGGATGGGCCAGGTGTTCGCCGTACTCGGCGACCGCAGCCTGGAGCCCGGCGAGGCCAGGCGTCGCGTGGGCCGGCTCGCGCTCGA
This Streptomyces decoyicus DNA region includes the following protein-coding sequences:
- a CDS encoding TetR family transcriptional regulator, producing the protein MGRPADPARREHTLAQATDYVLAHGLAGLSLRPLAAALDTSPRMLLYDFGSKQELVAAVLAEARRRGAVRLAENLPPKTGSVQERLRGIWAWISADDRAPFVRLFFEVHADGLVHPETYPDQGEAITDWFDTLGATFRDVSTGPEDTVTPTLVMAVVRGLLFDLTATGDRHRTDRALDRFAELLNQ